A window of the Streptomyces sp. NBC_00454 genome harbors these coding sequences:
- a CDS encoding bifunctional 4-hydroxy-2-oxoglutarate aldolase/2-dehydro-3-deoxy-phosphogluconate aldolase has protein sequence MEFGAALRQERLVAIVRGRDAEASFRTVMTLVEEGVSLVEVSLSGADALEVIGRARKELGDEAWLGAGTVLTAEDAQRAAGAGANLMVTPGLGAGVDEAVRQGLPVLAGVITPTEVMAADAAGAAALKLFPGSIGGPAYLRALRAPFPDLPFVPVGRVDSAAAAEYLSSGAVAVGIGSPLIGDAADGGDLAALRRRAAEFLAVCA, from the coding sequence ATGGAGTTCGGCGCAGCGCTGCGACAGGAGCGGCTCGTCGCCATCGTCCGCGGCAGGGACGCCGAGGCGTCCTTCCGTACCGTCATGACCCTCGTGGAAGAGGGCGTGTCCCTCGTCGAGGTCTCCCTCAGCGGGGCCGACGCGCTGGAGGTCATCGGCCGGGCCCGCAAGGAGCTCGGCGACGAGGCGTGGCTGGGGGCCGGTACGGTCCTCACCGCCGAGGACGCCCAGCGGGCCGCCGGGGCCGGGGCCAACCTGATGGTCACCCCGGGGCTCGGCGCGGGCGTGGACGAAGCCGTCCGCCAGGGCCTGCCGGTGCTGGCCGGGGTCATCACCCCGACCGAGGTCATGGCGGCCGACGCGGCGGGGGCTGCCGCGCTCAAGCTGTTCCCCGGCTCGATCGGCGGACCGGCGTACCTGCGGGCCCTGCGGGCGCCCTTCCCCGACCTGCCGTTCGTACCGGTCGGCCGGGTGGACTCGGCTGCCGCGGCCGAGTACCTGTCCTCCGGCGCGGTGGCGGTCGGCATCGGCTCCCCGCTGATCGGGGACGCGGCCGACGGCGGCGACCTGGCCGCGCTGCGGCGCCGGGCGGCGGAGTTCCTGGCGGTGTGCGCATGA
- a CDS encoding sugar kinase: protein MNTDGTEVFTFGETMLSLRGSGPLRLGGTMDVSVAGAESNVAIGLARLGHAVRWAGAVGEDEAGELVLRTLRAEGVDVGGASRDEGGAPTGLMLSEPRLPELTRVHYHRAGSAGSRLKACSLERAFTAAPPRILHLTGITPALSRSARSAATMALRLAAEHSALVCLDVNFRSRLWSCEEAAAVLREWAPAVDVLIASDDELPLCLPPDAPADPAVQAKELLALGVGEVVVKLGAAGATAHTEDGSSLHVPARPVRAVDTVGAGDAFVAGYLSALLDGLDTAARLDRAVTTGAFAVASRGDWEGAPTRAELGLLAATAGTVLR, encoded by the coding sequence ATGAACACGGACGGGACCGAGGTCTTCACCTTCGGGGAGACGATGCTCTCCCTGCGCGGCAGCGGCCCGCTGCGCCTCGGCGGGACCATGGACGTCTCCGTCGCCGGCGCCGAGTCGAACGTCGCGATCGGCCTGGCCCGGCTCGGCCACGCGGTCCGCTGGGCGGGCGCGGTCGGCGAGGACGAGGCCGGTGAGCTGGTCCTACGGACGCTGCGTGCCGAGGGCGTGGACGTCGGCGGAGCCTCCCGCGACGAGGGCGGGGCCCCGACCGGGCTGATGCTCTCGGAGCCGCGCCTGCCGGAGCTGACCCGGGTGCACTACCACCGGGCGGGGTCGGCGGGCTCGCGCCTCAAGGCCTGCTCGCTGGAGCGCGCCTTCACGGCGGCCCCTCCCAGGATCCTGCACCTCACCGGCATCACCCCGGCCCTGTCCCGCTCGGCCCGGTCGGCGGCGACCATGGCCCTGCGCCTCGCGGCCGAGCATTCGGCGCTGGTCTGCCTCGACGTCAACTTCCGGTCCCGGCTGTGGTCCTGCGAAGAGGCGGCGGCGGTGCTCCGCGAGTGGGCCCCGGCCGTGGACGTCCTCATCGCCTCGGACGACGAACTCCCCCTGTGCCTGCCCCCGGACGCCCCGGCCGACCCGGCCGTGCAGGCCAAGGAGCTCCTGGCGCTCGGAGTCGGCGAGGTGGTGGTCAAACTCGGCGCGGCCGGAGCGACGGCCCACACCGAGGACGGCTCCTCGCTCCATGTCCCGGCCCGTCCGGTCCGGGCGGTGGACACCGTCGGCGCGGGCGACGCCTTCGTGGCGGGCTACCTCTCCGCCCTCCTGGACGGCCTGGACACCGCCGCCCGCCTGGACCGGGCGGTGACCACGGGCGCCTTCGCGGTGGCCTCCCGGGGCGACTGGGAGGGCGCCCCCACCCGGGCGGAGCTCGGCCTCCTGGCGGCAACCGCCGGCACCGTACTGCGCTGA
- a CDS encoding zinc ribbon domain-containing protein has product MPRYEYRCRTCEDTFEVSRPMAESSAPADCPDGHSDTVKLLSAVAVGGTSSAPAAPMGGGGGCCGGGGCG; this is encoded by the coding sequence ATGCCCCGTTACGAATACCGCTGCCGGACCTGCGAAGACACCTTCGAGGTCAGCCGGCCCATGGCCGAGTCCTCCGCGCCCGCCGACTGCCCGGACGGGCACTCCGACACCGTCAAGCTGCTCTCCGCCGTCGCCGTCGGCGGGACCAGCAGTGCCCCCGCCGCGCCTATGGGCGGCGGAGGCGGCTGCTGCGGTGGGGGCGGCTGCGGCTAA
- a CDS encoding O-methyltransferase has translation MTKGNSTKITDELYRYMLAHNPPLDEVQQGLVASTYAAFPDSAGMQSAEEQGPLLAFLVRLTGARHIVEVGTFTGFSSLSMAQALPADGRLIACDVSEEWTAYAREAWAKAGVADRIELRIAPALETLRAMPAEPHIDMAYVDADKQSQIAYWEELVPRLRPGGLIVTDNTLYHGTVLDESATGAAAGVQAYNDHVAADPRMESVMLAISDGITLSRKR, from the coding sequence ATGACCAAGGGCAACAGCACCAAGATCACAGACGAGCTCTACCGCTACATGCTGGCGCACAACCCGCCGCTGGACGAGGTCCAGCAGGGGTTGGTGGCCTCTACCTACGCGGCGTTCCCGGACTCGGCCGGAATGCAGTCGGCGGAGGAGCAGGGCCCGCTCCTGGCCTTCCTGGTCCGGCTGACCGGCGCCCGGCACATCGTGGAGGTCGGCACCTTCACCGGCTTCTCCTCGCTGTCGATGGCGCAGGCGCTGCCGGCGGACGGCCGGCTCATCGCGTGCGACGTCTCGGAGGAGTGGACGGCGTACGCGCGCGAGGCCTGGGCGAAGGCCGGGGTCGCGGACCGCATCGAGCTGCGGATCGCGCCCGCCCTCGAGACGCTGCGCGCGATGCCGGCCGAGCCGCACATCGACATGGCGTACGTGGACGCCGACAAGCAGAGCCAGATCGCCTACTGGGAGGAGCTGGTTCCCAGGCTCCGTCCGGGCGGGCTGATCGTCACCGACAACACGCTGTACCACGGCACGGTGCTGGACGAGTCGGCGACGGGTGCGGCGGCGGGCGTCCAGGCCTACAACGACCACGTCGCGGCGGACCCCCGCATGGAGTCGGTGATGCTGGCGATCTCCGACGGCATCACCCTCTCCCGCAAGCGCTGA
- a CDS encoding HAD family hydrolase translates to MTVLVASDLDRTLIYSNAALALTMPDPEAPRLLCVEVHESKPLSYMTETAAELLAELSANPGVVFVPTTTRTRKQYQRIRFPGQPAKYAICANGGQLLVDGTPDRDWRRQVASRLAEECAPLEEVHAHLLSAADPAWLRKARVAEDLFAYLVVERALVPPEWIKALTEWAEARGWTISLQGRKIYAVPRPLTKSAAMREVARRTGATTTLAAGDSLLDADLLLAADAGWRPGHGELADADWTAPHVTSLTLAGVLAGEEIVRAFTREAERLGTLGS, encoded by the coding sequence GTGACCGTCCTCGTAGCCAGTGACCTCGACCGCACGCTCATCTACTCGAACGCAGCGCTCGCCCTGACCATGCCGGACCCGGAGGCCCCGCGGCTGCTGTGCGTCGAGGTCCACGAGAGCAAGCCGCTGTCGTACATGACGGAGACGGCGGCGGAACTGCTGGCGGAGCTGTCGGCGAACCCGGGCGTCGTCTTCGTCCCGACCACCACCCGTACCCGCAAGCAGTACCAGCGCATCCGCTTCCCCGGGCAGCCGGCGAAGTACGCGATCTGCGCCAACGGCGGCCAGCTGCTCGTCGACGGGACCCCCGACCGGGACTGGCGCCGCCAGGTCGCATCGCGCCTCGCCGAGGAGTGCGCCCCGCTGGAGGAGGTGCACGCGCACCTGCTGTCCGCCGCCGACCCGGCGTGGCTGCGCAAGGCGCGGGTGGCCGAGGACCTCTTCGCCTACCTGGTCGTCGAGCGGGCGCTGGTCCCGCCGGAGTGGATCAAGGCGCTGACGGAGTGGGCCGAGGCCCGCGGCTGGACCATCTCGCTCCAGGGCCGCAAGATCTACGCCGTCCCGCGCCCGCTGACCAAGAGCGCGGCGATGCGCGAGGTGGCCCGGCGTACGGGGGCCACCACCACCCTGGCCGCCGGGGACTCGCTGCTGGACGCGGACCTGCTGCTCGCGGCGGACGCGGGATGGCGGCCGGGCCACGGCGAGTTGGCCGACGCCGACTGGACGGCGCCGCACGTCACTTCGCTGACCCTGGCGGGGGTGCTGGCCGGTGAGGAAATCGTGCGCGCATTCACCCGCGAGGCCGAGCGACTGGGCACACTGGGATCATGA
- a CDS encoding phosphoribosyltransferase, with amino-acid sequence MEAVWSGTWVASRLGVGLEEGAGPGTQTGGPRLAELLGLALRRNPKRAHLLVSQVLGKHVPQSPAVVYAAGYGLGVRVRELLGEEEAASAVVLGYAETATGLGHCVADGLGRAPYLHSTRRPVPGVEPAGGFEEAHSHATSHLLLPEDPKLLAGSGPLVLVDDEFSTGNTVLNTIRDLHERHPRGHYVVVALVDMRSPSDRDRLTAFAEGLGARVDLISLASGTVSLPEGVLAKGQALVEEYEAASAAAAEASPAGPPGENQPLRRLSSGVRGSAPADDPHPPTRVALDWPTGIPDGGRHGFTPAHREALDAALPAMADQLNAALGDGPARVLVLGNEELMYAPLRLAQALEASGAAAEVRFSTTTRSPVLAVDDPGYAIRTRLVFPAHDDPADGPGDRYAYNVAGAGFDAVVAVVDSAGDTPELRTGLLAALAPHTGRVLLAVIPSYVPDRQEPIMTAEPLRGPAFSSYAPEDVGWLLQDFSDVELEAPTEEREEAIQAGGAHYAESLPVEYQPSPEYQQLYQSALTASAARMARAVGTVTETVLAERSPSPVLVSLARAGTPVGVLMRRWARARHGLDLPHYAVSIVRGRGIDANALRWLAAHHDPADIVFVDGWTGKGAISRELREALSEFEGFNPEIVVLADPGSCVETYGTREDFLIPSACLNSTVSGLVSRTVLRSDLVGPADFHGAKFYRELAGADVSVAFVDTVAAHFEEVAEAVDAEVKELLAADRTPTWVGWQAVERISEEYGIHDVNLVKPGVGETTRVLLRRVPWKILAQRGAGADLDHVRLLAEQRGVPVEEVDGLPYTCVGLIHPRFTRGATGADGKAVSAK; translated from the coding sequence ATCGAAGCCGTGTGGTCGGGAACGTGGGTCGCGAGCCGGCTGGGCGTCGGCCTGGAGGAAGGCGCCGGCCCCGGGACGCAGACCGGCGGGCCCCGGCTGGCCGAGCTGCTCGGGCTCGCCCTGCGCCGCAACCCCAAGCGGGCGCACCTGCTGGTCTCGCAGGTGCTGGGCAAGCACGTCCCGCAGTCCCCGGCGGTCGTCTACGCCGCCGGGTACGGGCTCGGCGTACGGGTCCGGGAGCTGCTGGGCGAGGAGGAGGCGGCCTCGGCGGTGGTCCTCGGGTACGCCGAGACCGCGACCGGGCTCGGCCACTGCGTCGCCGACGGCCTCGGCCGCGCCCCGTACCTGCACTCCACCCGGCGCCCCGTGCCCGGCGTGGAGCCCGCGGGCGGCTTCGAGGAGGCCCACTCGCACGCCACCTCGCACCTGCTGCTCCCCGAGGACCCGAAGCTACTGGCCGGCTCCGGCCCGCTGGTCCTGGTCGACGACGAGTTCTCCACCGGCAACACCGTCCTGAACACCATCCGCGACCTGCACGAACGCCATCCGCGCGGGCACTACGTGGTCGTAGCCCTGGTGGACATGCGCTCCCCGTCCGACCGCGACCGCCTCACGGCCTTCGCCGAGGGCCTGGGCGCCCGAGTGGACCTGATATCCCTCGCCTCCGGCACGGTCTCCCTCCCGGAGGGCGTCCTGGCGAAGGGACAGGCCCTGGTGGAGGAGTACGAGGCTGCGAGCGCGGCCGCCGCCGAGGCCTCTCCGGCCGGGCCGCCGGGGGAAAATCAGCCCCTGCGGCGTTTGAGCAGCGGGGTCCGGGGCAGCGCCCCGGCAGACGACCCGCACCCGCCCACCCGCGTCGCCCTCGACTGGCCCACCGGCATACCCGACGGCGGCCGCCACGGCTTCACCCCGGCCCACCGCGAAGCCCTGGACGCGGCCCTGCCCGCCATGGCGGACCAGCTCAATGCCGCGCTGGGCGACGGCCCCGCACGGGTCCTCGTACTCGGCAACGAGGAGCTGATGTACGCCCCGCTGCGCCTCGCGCAGGCCCTGGAGGCCTCCGGCGCGGCGGCCGAGGTCCGCTTCTCCACGACCACCCGCTCCCCGGTGCTGGCCGTCGACGACCCCGGCTACGCCATCCGCACCCGGCTCGTCTTCCCGGCCCACGACGACCCCGCGGACGGCCCCGGCGACCGGTACGCCTACAACGTCGCGGGCGCCGGCTTCGACGCCGTCGTCGCCGTCGTCGACTCGGCCGGGGACACCCCCGAGCTCCGCACCGGCCTCCTCGCGGCCCTCGCCCCGCACACCGGCCGGGTCCTGCTGGCCGTCATACCCTCGTACGTCCCCGACCGGCAGGAGCCGATCATGACCGCCGAGCCCCTGCGCGGCCCCGCCTTCTCCTCGTACGCTCCGGAGGACGTCGGCTGGCTGCTCCAGGACTTCTCCGACGTGGAGCTGGAGGCCCCGACCGAGGAGCGCGAAGAGGCCATCCAGGCGGGCGGCGCGCACTACGCGGAGTCCCTGCCGGTCGAGTACCAGCCGTCCCCGGAGTACCAGCAGCTCTACCAGAGCGCGCTGACCGCCTCCGCCGCCCGCATGGCCCGCGCCGTCGGAACCGTCACCGAGACGGTGCTCGCCGAGCGGTCCCCGTCGCCGGTGCTCGTCTCCCTGGCCCGCGCCGGCACCCCCGTGGGCGTCCTGATGCGCCGCTGGGCCCGGGCCCGGCACGGCCTGGACCTGCCGCACTACGCCGTCTCCATCGTGCGAGGCCGCGGCATCGACGCCAACGCGCTGCGCTGGCTGGCCGCCCACCACGACCCGGCCGACATCGTCTTCGTCGACGGCTGGACCGGCAAGGGCGCCATCAGCCGCGAGCTGCGCGAGGCCCTGTCCGAGTTCGAGGGGTTCAATCCCGAGATCGTGGTCCTCGCCGACCCCGGCTCGTGCGTGGAGACGTACGGCACCCGCGAGGACTTCCTGATCCCCTCCGCCTGTCTCAATTCCACGGTTTCCGGACTCGTCTCGCGTACGGTGCTCAGGTCCGACCTGGTCGGGCCCGCCGATTTCCACGGCGCGAAGTTCTACCGCGAGCTCGCCGGAGCCGATGTCTCCGTCGCCTTCGTCGACACCGTCGCCGCCCACTTCGAGGAGGTGGCCGAGGCCGTGGACGCCGAGGTCAAGGAGCTCCTCGCCGCCGACCGCACGCCGACCTGGGTGGGCTGGCAGGCGGTGGAGCGGATCAGCGAGGAGTACGGCATCCACGACGTGAACCTGGTCAAGCCGGGCGTCGGCGAGACCACGCGGGTGCTGCTGCGCCGGGTGCCGTGGAAGATCCTCGCGCAGCGCGGCGCGGGGGCCGACCTGGACCACGTACGACTCCTCGCCGAGCAGCGCGGGGTGCCGGTGGAGGAGGTCGACGGGCTGCCTTACACCTGCGTAGGCCTCATTCACCCCCGCTTCACGCGCGGCGCCACGGGCGCCGACGGAAAGGCTGTGTCAGCCAAGTGA
- a CDS encoding HpcH/HpaI aldolase/citrate lyase family protein, translated as MRHFGHISPTVRKDLFHQEPAEFTAASPARTLAAALGATLYSPATRTQLARDVRKQAGRGVVSMVLCLEDSISDADVADGEENLVRQFAALDAAAGEGLGEGLGEGTDRGSGEGPAGELPLLFIRVRTPEQIPDLVHRLGGSAARLSGFVLPKFSESRGMAFLDAVAQAEAASGHPRLYAMPVLETPELLHLETRVEALAGISRTVNKYRERVLALRLGVTDFCSAYGLRRTPDMTAYDVQIVAGVIADVVNVLSRADGTGFTVTGPVWEYFRSQQRLFKPQLRRSPFQEEGVEELRTALIEHDLDGLLREIELDRANGLMGKTCIHPAHVTPVHALSVVSHEEFSDAQDILRPESGGGGVMRSAYTNKMNEVKPHRAWAERTMLRAEVFGVAKEEVGFVDLLTAGLQV; from the coding sequence ATGCGTCATTTCGGGCACATATCGCCCACCGTCCGCAAGGACCTCTTCCACCAGGAGCCGGCCGAGTTCACCGCCGCCTCCCCCGCCCGCACGCTCGCCGCCGCGCTGGGAGCCACGCTCTACAGTCCCGCCACCCGGACCCAGCTGGCCCGTGACGTCCGCAAGCAGGCCGGCCGGGGAGTCGTCTCCATGGTCCTGTGCCTGGAGGACTCCATCAGCGACGCCGACGTCGCGGACGGCGAGGAGAACCTCGTCCGGCAGTTCGCCGCCCTCGACGCGGCGGCGGGCGAGGGCCTGGGCGAGGGCCTGGGCGAGGGCACGGACCGGGGCTCGGGCGAGGGCCCGGCCGGGGAGCTCCCGCTGCTCTTCATCCGGGTCCGCACCCCCGAGCAGATTCCCGACCTGGTGCACCGGCTCGGCGGCTCGGCCGCCCGGCTGTCCGGATTCGTCCTGCCGAAGTTCAGCGAGAGCCGCGGAATGGCCTTCCTGGACGCCGTGGCCCAGGCGGAAGCGGCGAGCGGACACCCCCGGCTGTACGCCATGCCCGTCCTGGAGACCCCCGAGCTGCTCCACCTGGAGACCCGCGTCGAGGCCCTCGCCGGAATCTCCCGCACGGTCAACAAGTACCGCGAGCGGGTCCTGGCACTGCGCCTGGGCGTCACCGACTTCTGCTCCGCGTACGGACTGCGCCGCACCCCCGACATGACCGCCTACGACGTGCAGATCGTCGCCGGTGTGATCGCCGACGTGGTCAACGTGCTCAGCCGCGCCGACGGCACCGGCTTCACGGTCACCGGGCCCGTCTGGGAGTACTTCCGCAGCCAGCAGCGGCTCTTCAAGCCGCAGCTGCGCCGCAGCCCCTTCCAGGAGGAGGGCGTCGAGGAACTGCGCACCGCCCTGATCGAGCACGACCTGGACGGGCTGCTGCGCGAGATCGAGCTGGACCGGGCCAACGGGCTGATGGGCAAGACCTGCATCCACCCCGCCCACGTCACCCCCGTCCACGCGCTGTCGGTGGTCTCCCACGAGGAGTTCAGCGACGCCCAGGACATCCTGCGCCCCGAGAGCGGCGGCGGCGGAGTGATGCGGTCTGCTTATACGAACAAAATGAATGAGGTGAAGCCCCACCGGGCCTGGGCGGAGCGCACGATGCTGCGCGCCGAGGTCTTCGGTGTGGCGAAGGAGGAGGTCGGCTTCGTCGATCTCCTCACGGCCGGGCTCCAGGTGTGA
- a CDS encoding TerD family protein, which yields MTHAMQKGSNIPVAAVAVRAVLRWTGGPGVPDVDASALLVGPDGRVRSDEDFVFYNQPRHPSGAVWRLGKKQLGDGITDAVQADLRAVTPAVDRILVVASAEDVPFQRVHDLRILLYDATATGGSEPLAFFDVRPETGAETALICGELYRRGDGWKFRALGEGYSNGLVGLATDHGISVDEGAPEAPAAAAEPAPVPPAPVLPAPPTQAPPAEEPAYGYPQPVSPAAVPAPGGDPSFRLPVQGPQFIRR from the coding sequence ATGACGCACGCGATGCAGAAGGGCTCGAACATCCCGGTGGCCGCCGTGGCGGTCCGGGCGGTGCTGCGCTGGACCGGCGGGCCGGGTGTTCCCGACGTGGACGCATCCGCGCTGCTCGTGGGCCCGGACGGACGGGTCCGGTCGGACGAGGACTTCGTGTTCTACAACCAGCCCCGCCACCCTTCGGGGGCGGTCTGGCGGCTCGGCAAGAAGCAGCTCGGCGACGGGATCACCGACGCCGTCCAGGCGGACCTGCGGGCCGTCACCCCGGCCGTGGACCGGATCCTGGTCGTCGCCTCCGCCGAGGACGTGCCCTTCCAGCGGGTCCACGACCTGCGGATCCTGCTCTACGACGCCACCGCCACCGGCGGCTCCGAACCGCTGGCCTTCTTCGACGTACGGCCCGAGACCGGCGCCGAGACGGCGCTGATCTGCGGCGAGCTGTACCGCCGGGGCGACGGGTGGAAGTTCCGCGCGCTCGGCGAGGGCTACTCCAACGGCCTCGTCGGGCTGGCCACCGACCACGGGATCTCCGTGGACGAGGGCGCCCCCGAGGCCCCGGCGGCCGCGGCCGAGCCCGCTCCGGTGCCGCCCGCTCCGGTGCTGCCGGCCCCGCCCACCCAGGCCCCGCCGGCCGAGGAGCCCGCGTACGGGTACCCGCAGCCGGTGTCTCCGGCCGCGGTTCCGGCTCCGGGCGGGGACCCGTCCTTCCGGCTGCCGGTGCAGGGTCCCCAGTTCATCCGCCGCTGA
- a CDS encoding Tellurium resistance, translating into MGFFDGIRGSRGEHFQSGSASSNAIELTKRHPTVSLTKQGAVHGNLRVNLSWRMRTSDIGGRTAGQSGQLFRHPFKLFKPDMVQAHTQGMVNVDLDIGCLYELTDGTRGVVQPLGNLHGDINSPPYVKLSGDDRFGAPSGETIFVNLDHAEAIKRLLVFVYIYDQTPAFDRTHALVTLFPITGPRIEIPLEERHPQARSCAVVSLENVKGELIVRREVKFVYGFQAELDRLYGWGLQWGRGYKTKA; encoded by the coding sequence ATGGGATTCTTCGACGGCATCAGGGGCAGTCGCGGTGAGCACTTCCAGTCGGGCAGTGCCTCGTCCAACGCGATCGAGCTGACCAAACGCCATCCGACGGTGTCGCTCACCAAACAGGGGGCGGTACACGGCAATCTGCGCGTGAACCTCTCCTGGCGGATGCGCACCTCGGACATCGGCGGCCGCACCGCCGGCCAGAGCGGGCAGCTCTTCCGCCACCCGTTCAAACTGTTCAAACCGGACATGGTGCAGGCGCACACCCAGGGCATGGTCAATGTCGACCTCGACATCGGCTGCCTCTACGAGCTGACCGACGGAACCCGGGGCGTCGTCCAGCCGCTGGGCAACCTCCACGGGGACATCAACAGCCCGCCGTACGTGAAGCTCAGCGGCGACGACCGCTTCGGTGCGCCCTCCGGCGAGACGATCTTCGTCAACCTCGACCACGCCGAGGCGATCAAGCGGCTGCTCGTCTTCGTATACATCTACGACCAGACCCCGGCCTTCGACCGGACGCACGCCCTGGTGACCCTCTTCCCGATCACCGGGCCGCGCATAGAGATCCCGCTGGAGGAGCGCCACCCGCAGGCGCGCTCCTGCGCGGTCGTCTCCCTGGAGAACGTCAAGGGCGAGCTGATCGTGCGCCGCGAGGTCAAATTCGTCTACGGGTTCCAGGCCGAGCTCGACCGGCTGTACGGGTGGGGCCTCCAGTGGGGCCGGGGTTACAAGACCAAGGCCTGA
- a CDS encoding DUF475 domain-containing protein translates to MVLKTFGWSFAVTALGLVAAVLYGGWTGFGIVAILTILEISLSFDNAVVNAGILKKMNAFWQKIFLTVGVLIAVFGMRLVFPVAIVAISAKIGPIEAVKLAMTEKEHYQQLVTDAHPSIAAFGGMFLLMIFLDFIFEDRDIQWLAWLERPLAKLGKIDMLSACIALIVLVVTSMTFATQAHQHGGAHVDKAQTVLISGVLGLITYMIVGGLSGYFENKLEEEEEAEHEAEEEAKKSGKSPVSAVAMAGKAAFFMFLYLEVLDASFSFDGVIGAFAITNDIVLMALGLGIGAMYVRSLTVYLVRQGTLDDYVYLEHGAHYAIGALAVILLVTIQYQIHEVITGLVGVVLIAWSFWSSVRRNKRLELEGSTAEA, encoded by the coding sequence GTGGTTCTGAAAACCTTCGGCTGGTCGTTCGCAGTCACTGCGCTCGGACTGGTCGCAGCGGTGCTCTACGGGGGCTGGACAGGGTTCGGGATCGTCGCGATCCTCACCATCCTCGAGATCTCGCTGTCCTTCGACAATGCGGTGGTCAACGCCGGAATTCTGAAGAAGATGAATGCCTTCTGGCAGAAGATCTTCCTCACGGTCGGCGTGCTCATCGCGGTCTTCGGCATGCGGCTGGTCTTCCCCGTCGCCATCGTCGCGATCAGCGCCAAGATCGGTCCCATCGAAGCCGTCAAGCTGGCGATGACCGAAAAGGAGCACTACCAGCAACTGGTCACGGACGCCCACCCGTCCATCGCCGCCTTCGGCGGAATGTTCCTGCTGATGATCTTCCTCGACTTCATCTTCGAGGACCGCGACATCCAGTGGCTCGCCTGGCTGGAGCGCCCGCTCGCCAAGCTCGGCAAGATCGACATGCTGTCCGCGTGCATCGCGCTGATCGTTCTGGTCGTCACCTCGATGACCTTCGCCACCCAGGCCCACCAGCACGGCGGCGCCCACGTGGACAAGGCGCAGACGGTCCTGATCTCCGGCGTCCTCGGTCTGATCACGTACATGATCGTCGGCGGTCTCTCCGGCTACTTCGAGAACAAGCTCGAGGAAGAGGAAGAGGCCGAGCACGAGGCCGAGGAAGAAGCCAAGAAGAGCGGCAAGTCCCCGGTCTCGGCCGTCGCCATGGCCGGCAAGGCCGCCTTCTTCATGTTCCTCTACCTCGAAGTCCTCGACGCCTCCTTCTCCTTCGACGGGGTCATCGGCGCCTTCGCCATCACCAACGACATCGTGCTGATGGCCCTGGGCCTCGGCATCGGTGCCATGTACGTCCGGTCGCTCACGGTCTACCTGGTCCGCCAGGGAACCCTCGACGACTACGTCTACCTGGAGCACGGCGCGCACTACGCCATCGGCGCGCTCGCCGTGATCCTGCTCGTCACCATCCAGTACCAGATCCACGAGGTCATCACCGGCCTCGTCGGCGTCGTGCTCATCGCATGGTCCTTCTGGTCCTCGGTGCGCCGCAACAAGCGCCTGGAGCTGGAGGGTTCCACCGCCGAGGCATGA
- a CDS encoding TerD family protein has translation MGVTLAKGGNVSLSKAAPNLTRVLIGLGWDARSTTGADFDLDASALLCGNGRVLGDEYFVFYNNLKSPEGSVEHTGDNLTGEGEGDDESIIVDLTKVPAAVDKIVFPVSIHEAEARRQSFGQVSNAFIRVVNEADGQELARYDLTEDASSETAMIFGEVYRYGGEWKFRAVGQGYASGLRGIALDFGVNVS, from the coding sequence ATGGGCGTCACACTCGCCAAGGGGGGCAATGTCTCCCTCTCCAAGGCCGCACCGAACCTCACCCGGGTTCTGATCGGCCTCGGATGGGACGCGCGCTCGACCACGGGCGCCGACTTCGACCTCGACGCCAGCGCGCTGCTGTGCGGCAACGGCCGGGTGCTCGGGGACGAGTACTTCGTCTTCTACAACAACCTGAAGAGCCCCGAGGGCTCCGTCGAACACACAGGGGACAACCTCACCGGCGAGGGTGAAGGTGACGACGAGTCGATCATCGTCGACCTCACCAAGGTGCCGGCCGCCGTGGACAAGATCGTCTTCCCGGTCTCCATCCACGAGGCCGAGGCCCGCCGACAGAGCTTCGGCCAGGTCAGCAATGCGTTCATCCGCGTCGTGAACGAGGCGGACGGCCAGGAACTGGCCCGCTACGACCTCACGGAAGACGCTTCCAGCGAGACCGCGATGATCTTCGGCGAGGTGTACAGGTACGGCGGCGAATGGAAGTTCCGTGCGGTGGGGCAGGGGTACGCGTCAGGGCTCCGGGGCATCGCTCTAGACTTCGGGGTCAACGTTTCGTAA